A segment of the Amycolatopsis thermophila genome:
GCTGGGGCCGCCGCCCGCGCGCCCGGACACCGGACCGCGCCGCTTGCGGCCGATCAACGCGGGCTTCTGACACTGAGCGTTGAGCGCGGTCTTGCTGGTGGTGGCCTGTCTCGCTGGGCCGGTGGTAGGTGGGTGAGTGGTCCATTGGTGCGGCGGTGGGCGCCGGTGCGCCGATGGGTCAGTGGTGCGCACACGAGTGGACCGTTGGCGTGGCGCGCGCCGGCTGGCGTGCGCGTGGCGGGGGCCACGCCCGGGGCGCGAACGGTCCATTCGGGCGGTGGTGAGCGCGAGTGGATCGGTGGTGTGTTGGTGAGGGGACCGTTGGCGGTGGGGAGCTGATGGACGCGTGGCGGGCGTGCGAGTGGGCCGGTCGTGGGGAGGCGAAGGGGCCAGCGGTGTGGTGGCGAGCGCGGGTTGACCGGTGGTGCGGGTGGGCGGCCGTTGGCGGTGGAGGCGGTGGAGCTGATGGACCAGCGGTGAGAGCGCGGACGGACCGTCGATGTGCTGGGGAGCGCTGATGGACCAGTGGTGTGGCCACGAATGGACCATTGGTGCCCTCGCCAGCGCTCCCGCGACCACTGGGCCCCCGCGGCGTGTGGGCGACGGAGACGGCGCCCGTCGGGAGGCGGGTTTACTCGGCCGACTTGAGGATCGGGCGCAGGTCGTCCATCTGGTCGAACAGGTGCCAGATGTAGGAGGACGTCCCGTGTTCGCGGTGGGGGTGGAGGTCCGCCAGCGCCGGGTCGTCGCGATAGCTCGCGAACGCTTCGGGCGACTCCCACTCCACCAGGATCATCACCTGCCGCGGGGCGATGTCCCCGGTGGCGCTCTCACGGAACTTTCCCAGCGCGACGACCCGCCCGCCGTGGGCGGCGACCTCGGCCGCGGACCGGCGCGAGTACGCCAGGTACTCGTCCCGGTCGGCGACGTCGAACAGGTTCAGCGCATAGACCTTGCCCATCAGTGCAGCTTAGAACCCGATCACCCGCCCGGGGGCGGGTTAGCCGGTATACGCCTTCGGGCGGCGAGTGGCGGGTGCCCTGCGAGGCGGGTGTACACAGGCGGGCGGGTGGTGCCCTCCGACCGGCGTCTATATCGGCGGGGAGCGAGCCCCAGGCTGGCGGCGGTCGGCGGCCGGCGGGCAGCGGGCGGGTGGTGCCCAGCGACGCGGGTGATCCGCGGGCGGCGAGCCCCGGCGGCGAGCAGCGGGCGGCGAGCGGCGGGTGCCCCTACGACGCGGGTGCACCCAGGCGGGCGGGTGGTGCCCTGTGACCCGCATCTGCATCGGCGAGTGGCGAACCCCCGGCGGGCGGACGGCGAGCGGTGCGCCCCCGGCGGGCAACGAGCGACAGGGTCCTGCGACGTGGGTGCACACAGGCGGGCAGCGAGCGGCGGGAGGCGGGTGTACACAGGCGGGCAGCGAGCGGCGGCAGGCGGGTGCCCTACGAGGCGGGTGCACACGGGCGTCCGGCGAGCGGCCTACCACCCGTGCACCAGCCGAGCGCGGGTGCAAACCTCCCCGGAGCCGGACACCACCTTCAGGGCCGCACCACCTCGTCCGCGCCCGACCCGGCACCCACGGTGCAGTAAGCGCTTTCCCGACCCACCCTCGACCACACCGGATCCGGGCAGTGCACCCCCTCCGCCGACAGCTGCCGCTTCATGATCTTGTACGTCGAGGTCCGGGGGAGTTCTCGCACCACCCGGACGTAGCGGGGCAGCTGCTTGGGCCCCAGATCCTCCTGCCGGGCCAGGAAAGCCCCGAACTCCTCCGGGCCCAGCGGCCCGGCCAGCACCACCGCGGCCATCACCTGGTCACCCACCGCCGGATCGGGGACCGCGTACACCGCGGCCTCCGCGATCGCCGGGTGGCGCAGCAGCACCCGCTCGATCGGCGCCGTGCCCAGGTTCTCGCCGTCCACCCGCAACCAGTCGCCCAGGCGGCCGGCGAAGTAGCAGAACCCGGCGTCGTCCACATAGGCCAGATCACCCGTGTGGTACCGGCCGTCGCGCAGGCGTTCGGCGTCCGCCGCGGGGTTCTTGTAGTACCCGGCGAACGCGCCGGCCCCCCGGGTGTTCACCAGCTCCCCGACGACACCGGGCGGGCACTCCACCCCGGTCTCCGGATCCAGGATCGCCACCCCCTCCGGAAGTCTGCCCAACGAACCGGCCGGCGTGTCCGGCGTCCGCGCGAACCCGATCCCGCCCTCGGTCGACCCGAACGCGTCCACCACGCGACACCCGAACCGCCGGCCGAACGCCGCGAGGTCCGCCTCCGCACCCTCGTTCCCGTACACGATCCGCAGCGGGTTGTCGGCGTCGTCCGCTGCCGAGGGTGTCGCCAGCACGTACGACAACGGCTTGCCCACGTAGTTCGCGTACGTGACCCCGAACCGGCGCACGTCGGGCAGGAAACCGGACGCCGAGAACCGCCGCCGCAACGCCAGCGTCGCCCCGGCCGCCAGCCCGACCGACCACCCGGCCATGATCGCGTTCGAGTGGAACATCGGCATCGACAGGTAGACGCAATCCGAAGAGGACAGTCCGAACCGGTCTGCCAGCATCCGGCCCGGAGCGGCGATCTTGTCGTGCGTGCAGCGCACCGCCTTCGGATCACCGCTGGTACCCGATGTGAAGATCAGCATCAGCAGGTCGTCGGCACGTGCGGGTACCGGCGTCAACGGCGAGCCCGCGCACGAATCCAGCAACGCGGCCCACTCCGGCCCGTCCAGGTCCAGCACCGGGACGTCCATCCCGGTCAGCAACGCCGCGTGCCGTCCCTCCGTCAGCACCAGCTCGCAGTCCGCCAGCCGGATGTCCCGCTCCAGCGCCGCACCCCGCCGCGTCGGGTTCAGCCCCACCAGCACCGACCCCGACAACGCGCACCCGCCGAGCAGGAACGAGAACGACGGCACGTTGTCCGCCAGGATCCCCACGTGCTTCACGGGCCCGGTGAGCACCGACCGCAACACCGCGGCGTGGTCCGCGCACTGCTGCACGTGCTCCCGCCACGTCCACGACGAGTCCTCGAACCGCAGACCGGGCCGGTCGTCGCCGGCCCGCGCCAGCAGCAGCTCGGTGACCGTCATGACGCCGCGAGCAGGTCGCCCAGCACCCGCAGCTGCGCCGTCGCGCCGCCGAGGGTGAACTCGAGCCGCTTGGCCGCCACGAAGTACCGGTGCAGCGAGTGGTCGGTGTCGATGCCGACGCCGCCGTGGAGGTGGACCGCGCTGTGCGCGACCCGGTGCCCGGCCTCGGCCGCCCAGTACTTCGCCGTCGCGACCTCCGCCGAGGCCGGCAACTCCGCCGACAGGCGCCACGCGGCCTGCCACACCGTCAGGCGGACCGCCTCCACGTCGACGTAGGCGTCCGCGAGCCGGTGCCGCACCGCCTGGAACGCCCCGATCGCGTGCCCGAACTGCTGCCGCTGCCGCGCGTACTCCGCAGTGCGGTGCAGCGCGGCCTCCAGCACGCCGAGCTGCTGCGCGCACAGTCCCACCGTCGCGTGCTCGCGCAACCAGACGTCCGAGACCGGCACCCGCGTGGCCGGGACGCCGCTCAGCTCGACGAGCCCGGCGTCGGCGTGGTCGATCACGCTCTGCGACTCGATCTCCGCCCGTTCGGCGTCGAGCGCGAACACCGCGGTTCCCTCGGACGTGTGCGCGGGGACGAGCAGGGCGTCGGCGAACGACGCGAACGGCACGGCGGTCTGCGCGCCGGACACGCGCCAGCCGGCGGACCCGTCCGGTTCCGCCGTGAACCCGCACGGCGCCCCAGCGTCCGGCAACACGAGCGCGAGCACCGCCTGCCCGCGCACGGCCGGCACCAACCACTTCTCGATCAGCCGGCCGTCCCCGGATCCGGCGACCGCCGTCGCCGCCACCACCGTCGGCAGGTAGGGCACCTCGGCGACGGCCCGTCCGATCTCGGTGAGCACCGCGCACCGCCCGAGGACGCCGAGCCCGCCACCGCCGACCGGCGACGGCAGCGCCGCGTCGATCACCCCGGCACGCGCCAGCTCACCCCAGGCCGCCCGGTCGAAGCCGCCCTCGCCGTGCGGGCTCGGCGTCGCCTTCTCGGCGAGGATCCGGCGGACGAGTGCCGCCAGCTCGGTGACGTCCTCACTCAGCGCGAAGTCCACGGTTCCTCCTCAGCGGGTGACGGGCAGGGACAGGGCGGTCGCGGCGATGAGGTCGCGCTGGATCTCGTTCGTGCCGCCGCCGAAGGTGAGGATCAGCGCCGACCGGTGGGCGCGTTCGAGCCGTCCGCGCAGCACCGCGCCCGGCGACCCGGTGCGCACCGCCGCCGCGGGCCCCACCACCTCCATGAGCAGCCGGTACGCCTCGATCGCCAGCTCGGTGCCGAACACCTTCGTCGCCGACGCCTCCGCCGCACCCAGGTCGCCGGACTCCGCCGCCCACGCGATGCGCCAGTTCCGCAGCTTGAGGTACTCGGCGTGGGCGTGCACCCGGGCCAGGTGCATCCGGACCCACTCGGCGTCGATGACCCGGCTGCCGTCCGGCTGCTTGGTCTCCTGCGCCCACGCCCGCACCTCGGCCAGCGCGGAGATGATCGGCGCGGCCGAGGTCAGCGCGACCCGCTCGTGGTTGAGCTGGTTCGTGATGAGCGGCCAGCCCGCGTTCTCGTCGGCGATCCGGGCGGACACCGGCACCCGCACGTCGTCGTAGAAGGTTGCGCTGGTTCCCGGACCGGCGACCGTGCGGACCTTCGTCCAGGAGAACCCGGGCGCGTCGGTCGGCACGACCAGGATGCTCAGGCCCTTGTGCCGCTTCGCGTCCGGATCGGTGCGCGCGGCCAGCCACACGTAGTCGGCGTACTCGATCAGGCTCGTCCACATCTTCTGGCCGTTGACCACGTACTCGTCGCCGTCGCGGACCGCCCGGGTGCGCAGCGACGCCAGGTCGGTGCCCGCCTCCGGCTCGGAGTAGCCGATCGAGAAGTGCAGCTCTCCGCCGGCGATCCGCGGCAGGTAGAACGCCTTCTGCTCGGGCGTGCCGAACCGCATGATCGTGGGCCCGATCGTGTTGACCGTCAGGAACGGGACCGGCACCCCGGCCACGGCCGCCTCGTCGGTGAAGACGAGCTGGTCGAGCATGGGCCGCGCCTGCCCGCCGTACTCTTCCGGCCACCCGATCGCGAGCCAGCCGTCGCGGCCCAGTTCGCGCACGATCTCCTTGTAGGCCTTGCCGTCCCCGTACTCACCGCCGTCGCCGGCCAGCGCCTCGCGCCGCTCCGGGGTCATCAGCCGCGCGAAGTAGTCGCGCAGCTCGTCGCGCAACTTCTCCTGCCCGGTCGTGTAGCTGATCCGCATACCGTCACCTCCGGCCCGGACGGTCGTTGCTGGAAGCAGACCGGCCCCGGCGCTAGTCTAGAACACGTTCTATTTCTATCAGCAGAACCGCCGAGGAGGAAGTCATGCGGGTCGGGGTCGACCGGTCGCTGTGCGAGGCGAACGAGGTGTGCATCGGGTTCGCGCCCGCCGTCTTCGAGCTGGACGACGAGGAGGAGTTGCGGATCGTCCAGTCGGACGTGCCCGAATCGGAAGTAGAACGTGTTTCGCAAGCTGTTGCGGCTTGCCCGAAGAATGCGCTGTTCACCGAGGAGTAAACGCCGGAAACTGGGGCTTGTCCGCGACGAGAACAGATTCTAGTCTGACCGTCGTGGAAGGTGAGAGGGAACCGCGCGTGGCCATCGTGACCGGCGCCGGGGCGGGACTGGGCCGGGCCGAGGCGCTCGCGCTGGCCCGGTCGGGTGCCGCGGTCGTCCTGAACGACGTCACCGATGCCGCCAAGACGGTGGTGGACGAGATCGAGGCGGAGGGCGGGCAGGCGCTGCTCGTCACCGGGGACGTCGGCGAGCGCGCCACCGCGGACGCGCTCGTCGAAGCCGCGGTGGAGCACTTCGGCGGACTGCACGTCGTCGTCAACAACGCGGGCGTACTGCGCGACCGGATGATCTTCTCGATGTCCGACGAGGAGTGGGACACCGTGATCCGCGTGCACCTGCGCGGGCACTTCCTGTTGTCCCGCAACGCCACGGCGTACTGGCGCACCCGGTCGAAGGCGTCCGGCGGGCCGGTGCCGGCGCGGATCGTCAACACCGCGTCGGAGGCGTTCCTCGTCGGTTCCGCCGGTCAGCCCAACTACGCGGCGGCCAAAGCGGGCATCGTCGGCCTCACCGTCGCGACCGCCCGCGGCGCCGCGCGCTACGGCGTGCGCGCCAACGCCATCTGCCCCCGCGCCCGCACCGCGATGACCGCCGAGGTCTTCGGCGACGCCCCGGCCGAGGGGGTGGACCCGCTCTCGGTCGAGCACGTCGCCCCGCTCGTCGCCTACCTGGCCTCGGAGCGGGCGGACCGGATCAACGGCCAGGTGTTCGTGGTGCACGGCGGGATGGTCGCGCTGCTGCGCCCGCCCGCCGTCGAGCGGCGCTTCGACACGAACGGTCCGCTGTGGACGGCCGACGAGCTGGACTCCACCGTCGGCGCCCACTTCGCCGGCCGAGACCCCGAGACGATGTTCGCCGCCACCGAGATCCTGGAGCTCCCATGACACTCACCGTGCAGCCGCACCGCGAAGCCCTCGGCCTCAAGACCGGCCGGCTCTACCTCGACGGCCAGTGGGGCCCGGGGACCGGCGGTGACTCGTGGACCCACCGGCACCCGGCCACCGGCGAGGAGATCGGCGAGTTCGCCATCGCCACCGAGGCCGACGTCGACGCCGCGGTCGCCTCGGCGCGCGTGGCCTTCGAGTCCGGCGCCTGGTCCGGCTCGCGTGCCAGCACCCGTGTCGCGGTCCTGCACCGCTACGCCGATCTGCTGCGCGAGCACGCCGAGGAGCTGCGGGCGCTGCAGGCGCTGGACAACTCGGTGCCGCTGTCGTTCAGCAGCACGATCTACGCGACCTCGGTCGGCGCGGCCGCCGACGTGTTCGACCACCACGCCGGCTGGGTGGACAAGCTCGGCGGTGAGACGCTCACGCCGTACCAGGGCGGCGACCACCTGGCGATGACGTTCCGCGAGCCGATCGGCGTGGTGGCGGCGATCCTGCCGTGGAACGCGCCGTTCCTGCTCTTCGCGCAGAAGGTGGCGCCGGCGCTGGCGGCCGGATGCACCATCGTGCTCAAACCCTCGGAGTACTGCACGTTCACCGTGCTGCGCATGGTCGAACTGCTCGTCGAAGCCGGGCTGCCGGGCGGCACGCTCAACGTCGTCACCGGCCCCGGCGACCCGGTCGGCGAAGCCCTGATCACGCATCCCGGGGTGGACAAGGTCAGCTTCACCGGCAGCCGCGCGGTGGGCAAGCACATCGTCGAGGCCTCCGCCGGCACGCTCAAGCGGGTGTCGCTCGAGCTGGGCGGCAAGAGCCCCGCGCTGGTGTTCGCCGACGCGCCCAACGTCGGCCTGGCCGCCGCGACCGTGGTCGGCGCGGTCACCATGGGCCTGTCCGGCCAGGCGTGCGTGGCCAACACCCGCGCGCTGGTGCACCGGGACGTCTACGACGAGTTCCTCGGCGCCGCGCAGGGCATGGCGCAGGCGATGACCTACGGCGACCCGTTCGACCCGGGTGTGATGGCGAGCCCGTTGATCAACTCCAAGCAGCTGGCGCGCGTGCTCGGCTACATCGAGAAGGGCAAGTCCGAGGGTGCCCGCCTGGTGACCGGCGGCGAGCGGCTCGGCGGTGACCTGGCGTGCGGCAACTTCGTCGGCCCGACCATCTTCGCCGACGTGGACAACGGCGCCACCATCGCGCAGGAGGAGATCTTCGGTCCGGTGCTGGCCGTGGTCCCGTTCAGCGACGAAGACGAGGCCGTGCGGCTGGCCAACGACACCGAGTACGGCCTGGGTGCGGGGCTGTTCACCGCCGACGTCCAGCGCGCGTTCCGCGTGTCGCGCAAGCTGCGGGCGGGCACGATCGGCATCAACGGCTTCCAGATCGAGCCGCACCTGCCCTTCGGCGGGTTCAAGCAGTCCGGCCTGGGCCGGGAGGGCGGCAGGTCGTCGATCGAGGCCTACACCGAGCTCAAGTCGGTGTACCTCCCGCTGACCGACGAGACGATGTGATGGGACGCCTCGACGGCAAGACCGCGCTGATCACCGGCGCGGCACGCGGACAGGGTGCGGCCGCCGCGCGGCGCTTCACCGAAGAGGGCGCGCGCGTGGTGATCGCCGACGTCGCCGACGCGGAGGGCAGGGCCCTCGCGGACGAGATCGGGGCGGTCTACCAGCACCTCGACGTCTCCCGCGAGGACGACTGGGCCGCGGCCGTGCGCCGCGCCGAGGACGAGTTCGGCGGCCTCACCGTGCTGATGAACAACGCCGGGATCCTGCATTTCTCGGAGCTGGCCGGCACGTCACTGGCCGATTACGAACGCGTCATCCGGATCAACCAGATCGGGGCGTTTCTCGGGATGCGCTCGGTCGTTGAACCGATGACGCGGGCCGGTGGCGGCTCGATCATCAACGTGTCCTCTGTGGAGGGTCTGGCCGGCATGCCGTTCCTCGTCGCCTACACCGCGAGCAAGTTCGCGATCCGCGGGATGACGAAGGTGGCCGCGCTGGAGCTGGGGAGCAAGGGCATCCGGGTCAATTCGGTCCATCCCGGCATGATCGACACCAAGATGGTGTCCGACGCCGCAGGCGGCGCCGAGATCGACACGTCCTGGGTCGGCAAGAAGGTCGCGCTGGGACGGGTCGGCCAGCCGGCGGAGATCGCGCAGCTGGCGGTGTTCCTGGCCTCCGACGAGAGTTCCTACTCGACGGGTGCGGAGTTCGTCGCGGACGGCGGGGCGACGGCCACCCATGCGTTGAACGTCCAGGGGTGATCGACTTCACGGGAATACGAAGTAAACACCGCTAACGCAAAGCGGTTTCCCCTCGGGGAGTAAGACTCAGGGCAACGAGGCTGGGGTCGCGGAGGTGTGATGGGGTCACGCACGGGAACGCTCACGATACCGGGCACCGCCGCGCTCACCCAGGTCGGTCGCCTGTCCACACTGGCCTGGGAGGTGCTGCGGGCGCTGCCGCGCAGGCCGTTCCAGTTCCGCGAGTGGATCCTGCAGTGCTGGTTCTTCGCGAGCGTCACCATCCTGCCGACCGCGCTCGTCGCGATCCCGTTCGGAGCGGTGATCGCGCTGCAGCTGGGGTCGCTGACCCAGCAGATCGGTGCGCAGTCGTTCACCGGCGCGGCCAGCGCGCTCGCGATCGTGCAGCAGGCGGCCCCGCTGATCACCGCGCTCCTCGTCGCCGGCGCGGGCGGAAGCGCGGTCTGCGCGGACATCGGCGCGCGGAAGATCCGCGAGGAGATCGACGCGATGGAGGTGCTCGGGGTCAACCCGATCCAGCGCCTCATCGTGCCGAGGGTGCTCGCCGCGATGGTCGTGTCCGTGCTGCTCAACGGCCTGGTCAGCGTGGTCGGCGTGCTCGGTGGCTACTTCTTCAACGTCGTCATGCAGGGCGGCACGCCGGGCGCCTACCTGGCCAGTTTCAACGCGCTGGCGCAGCTGCCCGACCTCTACGTCAGCGAGATCAAGGCGGTGCTGTACGGGTTCGTGGCCGGGGTGGTGGCCGCCTACCGCGGGCTCAACCCGGCCGGCGGGCCGAAGGGCGTCGGCGACGCGGTGAACCAGGCCGTCGTCATCACGTTCCTGCTGCTGTTCCTCATCAACGTCGTGCTGACCGCCATCTACCTGCGGATCATTCCGCCGAAAGCGTTGTGATGACCGCCGAGACGCTGGACCGACAACCGGGGGTGTCCGACCGGACGCTCGAGATGATCGCGCGTCCGGGCGCCGCGCTGGAGGGCCTGGGCAGTCAGCTCTCCTTCTACTTCCGCGCACTCGCGTGGGCGCCGCGCACGCTTCGCCGCTACAGCAGGGAAACGCTGCGGCTGCTGACCGAGGTCTGTTTCGGCACCGGCGGTCTGGCCGTGATCGGCGGGACACTCGGCGTGATGATCGGCATGACCCTGTTCACCGGCCTGATCGTCGGCCTGCAGGGTTACGCGGCGCTCAACCAGCTCGGCACGGCGGCGCTGACCGGGTTCATCTCGGCCTACTTCAACACGCG
Coding sequences within it:
- a CDS encoding DUF1330 domain-containing protein, translating into MGKVYALNLFDVADRDEYLAYSRRSAAEVAAHGGRVVALGKFRESATGDIAPRQVMILVEWESPEAFASYRDDPALADLHPHREHGTSSYIWHLFDQMDDLRPILKSAE
- a CDS encoding long-chain-fatty-acid--CoA ligase; its protein translation is MTVTELLLARAGDDRPGLRFEDSSWTWREHVQQCADHAAVLRSVLTGPVKHVGILADNVPSFSFLLGGCALSGSVLVGLNPTRRGAALERDIRLADCELVLTEGRHAALLTGMDVPVLDLDGPEWAALLDSCAGSPLTPVPARADDLLMLIFTSGTSGDPKAVRCTHDKIAAPGRMLADRFGLSSSDCVYLSMPMFHSNAIMAGWSVGLAAGATLALRRRFSASGFLPDVRRFGVTYANYVGKPLSYVLATPSAADDADNPLRIVYGNEGAEADLAAFGRRFGCRVVDAFGSTEGGIGFARTPDTPAGSLGRLPEGVAILDPETGVECPPGVVGELVNTRGAGAFAGYYKNPAADAERLRDGRYHTGDLAYVDDAGFCYFAGRLGDWLRVDGENLGTAPIERVLLRHPAIAEAAVYAVPDPAVGDQVMAAVVLAGPLGPEEFGAFLARQEDLGPKQLPRYVRVVRELPRTSTYKIMKRQLSAEGVHCPDPVWSRVGRESAYCTVGAGSGADEVVRP
- a CDS encoding acyl-CoA dehydrogenase family protein, which encodes MDFALSEDVTELAALVRRILAEKATPSPHGEGGFDRAAWGELARAGVIDAALPSPVGGGGLGVLGRCAVLTEIGRAVAEVPYLPTVVAATAVAGSGDGRLIEKWLVPAVRGQAVLALVLPDAGAPCGFTAEPDGSAGWRVSGAQTAVPFASFADALLVPAHTSEGTAVFALDAERAEIESQSVIDHADAGLVELSGVPATRVPVSDVWLREHATVGLCAQQLGVLEAALHRTAEYARQRQQFGHAIGAFQAVRHRLADAYVDVEAVRLTVWQAAWRLSAELPASAEVATAKYWAAEAGHRVAHSAVHLHGGVGIDTDHSLHRYFVAAKRLEFTLGGATAQLRVLGDLLAAS
- a CDS encoding acyl-CoA dehydrogenase family protein, which encodes MRISYTTGQEKLRDELRDYFARLMTPERREALAGDGGEYGDGKAYKEIVRELGRDGWLAIGWPEEYGGQARPMLDQLVFTDEAAVAGVPVPFLTVNTIGPTIMRFGTPEQKAFYLPRIAGGELHFSIGYSEPEAGTDLASLRTRAVRDGDEYVVNGQKMWTSLIEYADYVWLAARTDPDAKRHKGLSILVVPTDAPGFSWTKVRTVAGPGTSATFYDDVRVPVSARIADENAGWPLITNQLNHERVALTSAAPIISALAEVRAWAQETKQPDGSRVIDAEWVRMHLARVHAHAEYLKLRNWRIAWAAESGDLGAAEASATKVFGTELAIEAYRLLMEVVGPAAAVRTGSPGAVLRGRLERAHRSALILTFGGGTNEIQRDLIAATALSLPVTR
- a CDS encoding ferredoxin; amino-acid sequence: MRVGVDRSLCEANEVCIGFAPAVFELDDEEELRIVQSDVPESEVERVSQAVAACPKNALFTEE
- a CDS encoding 3-oxoacyl-ACP reductase — protein: MAIVTGAGAGLGRAEALALARSGAAVVLNDVTDAAKTVVDEIEAEGGQALLVTGDVGERATADALVEAAVEHFGGLHVVVNNAGVLRDRMIFSMSDEEWDTVIRVHLRGHFLLSRNATAYWRTRSKASGGPVPARIVNTASEAFLVGSAGQPNYAAAKAGIVGLTVATARGAARYGVRANAICPRARTAMTAEVFGDAPAEGVDPLSVEHVAPLVAYLASERADRINGQVFVVHGGMVALLRPPAVERRFDTNGPLWTADELDSTVGAHFAGRDPETMFAATEILELP
- a CDS encoding aldehyde dehydrogenase family protein, which translates into the protein MTLTVQPHREALGLKTGRLYLDGQWGPGTGGDSWTHRHPATGEEIGEFAIATEADVDAAVASARVAFESGAWSGSRASTRVAVLHRYADLLREHAEELRALQALDNSVPLSFSSTIYATSVGAAADVFDHHAGWVDKLGGETLTPYQGGDHLAMTFREPIGVVAAILPWNAPFLLFAQKVAPALAAGCTIVLKPSEYCTFTVLRMVELLVEAGLPGGTLNVVTGPGDPVGEALITHPGVDKVSFTGSRAVGKHIVEASAGTLKRVSLELGGKSPALVFADAPNVGLAAATVVGAVTMGLSGQACVANTRALVHRDVYDEFLGAAQGMAQAMTYGDPFDPGVMASPLINSKQLARVLGYIEKGKSEGARLVTGGERLGGDLACGNFVGPTIFADVDNGATIAQEEIFGPVLAVVPFSDEDEAVRLANDTEYGLGAGLFTADVQRAFRVSRKLRAGTIGINGFQIEPHLPFGGFKQSGLGREGGRSSIEAYTELKSVYLPLTDETM
- a CDS encoding glucose 1-dehydrogenase, with translation MGRLDGKTALITGAARGQGAAAARRFTEEGARVVIADVADAEGRALADEIGAVYQHLDVSREDDWAAAVRRAEDEFGGLTVLMNNAGILHFSELAGTSLADYERVIRINQIGAFLGMRSVVEPMTRAGGGSIINVSSVEGLAGMPFLVAYTASKFAIRGMTKVAALELGSKGIRVNSVHPGMIDTKMVSDAAGGAEIDTSWVGKKVALGRVGQPAEIAQLAVFLASDESSYSTGAEFVADGGATATHALNVQG
- a CDS encoding MlaE family ABC transporter permease, translated to MGSRTGTLTIPGTAALTQVGRLSTLAWEVLRALPRRPFQFREWILQCWFFASVTILPTALVAIPFGAVIALQLGSLTQQIGAQSFTGAASALAIVQQAAPLITALLVAGAGGSAVCADIGARKIREEIDAMEVLGVNPIQRLIVPRVLAAMVVSVLLNGLVSVVGVLGGYFFNVVMQGGTPGAYLASFNALAQLPDLYVSEIKAVLYGFVAGVVAAYRGLNPAGGPKGVGDAVNQAVVITFLLLFLINVVLTAIYLRIIPPKAL